The stretch of DNA GGGCTATGGGCCGTACGGGGCGATCGCCGCCAGATACGGGGTTCCCACCGTGGTCACTGGCTTTGAACCCGTCGATATTTTGCAGGGGGTTTATCGCTGTCTGCGGCAGCTCGAAGCCGGTCGGGCCGAGGTCGAAAATCAATACGCGCGATCGGTCACCGAGCCGGGAAACCGGGCGGCCCAGCAGCTGATGGCGCAGGTCTTTCAGATGGTGCCGCGGGGGTGGCGGGGGCTGGGCACTCTGCCCCAGAGCGGGCTGGGCCTGCGGGAGGCCTACCGGGAGCTGGATGCCCAGGTGCGGTTTGGCGATCGGCTGCAGGCCGGGGCCGGGGCGGCCCCAGAGACCCCCTGCATCAGCGGCCTGGTCTTGCAGGGGCTGAAAAAGCCCCCCGACTGCCCCGCCTTTGGCACCCGCTGCCGCCCGGAACACCCCCTCGGAGCCCCGATGGTTTCCACCGAAGGAGCCTGTGCGGCCTACTATCGCTACCGCCCGGCGTCATAAGTTCCTCACCTTTGTTTTTTACCCTAAAGATGACGCTGAATTCTGGAGATGGCCCAAAGGTGCAAGGTGTACGGCTCGAGAACGGCCGTGAACCGTTTACCGTACACCTTGCACCCCACCAACCTGTCACCTTTTGCTTAGCAAACTACGCGTCAAATCTCTTCAGTTCTAGCCCTAAAGAAAAATCCAACCAGGAGCTGAAAGCCATGCTGTTTCGTCAACTTTTTGATCCAGATACCTGGCTATACATTGGCAAAGGCACTGAAACCCTGCTGTTTCGTCAACTCTTTGACCCCGTCACCTGCTCATACACCTACCTGGTAGCCGATGGAGAGACAAAAACGGCGGCTCTGATCGATCCAGTTCTGGAACAGGTCGAACGGGACTTTAGGCTACTCAATGAACTGGGGTTGAGCTTGCAATTTTGCCTGGAAACCCATACCCACGGCGACCACACCTCCGGCACGGGCAAGCTGCGCGAGCTGACTGAGTGCGAAGGCGTTGTGCCTGACCATGCCCCTGCCGCCTACGCCGATCGCCGGATCCGCGACGGAGAGATCCTCAGGGTGGGCGACATCCAAATTTGCGCGATCGAAACCTGTGGGCATACCGACAGCCATATGGCTTATCGGATAAATGACACCCATGTCTTAACCGGCGATGCCCTGCTGATTCGGGGCTGCGGCCGCACTGACTTGCGGGGCGGGGATGCGGGAACCCTCTATGATCGCGTCACCCAGCGTCTGTTTACCTTGCCCGAGGACACGCTGGTCTATCCTGCCCACGACTATTGGGGCCAAACGGTTTCCACCATTGGGGAAGAAAAACGGTGGAATCCCCGATTTGCCAACAAGCGTCGGGAGGACTTCATCCAGTTTATGGCTGCTCTCAAGTTGCCGGATTCGCAAACCATGATGGAAGCTGTACCGGCCAATGAGCAGCGCGGCCGACTGGGCTGGAGAGCGCGATCGCAATCCGCCTGATCGAGCCCGCTGGACAAGCATTCCCTTGGAGCAAGCCTGCGTTGAACTGTCCCATCCCCCTTGACCAGTACCCCCAGGTGCTGCTGGCCCACGGCGGCGGCGGGCGGCTCATGCACCAGCTGATCGAGACGATGTTTGTGGCGGCGTTTCAGCCGGAGGTGGCCTGGTGCCACGATGCCGCCTGCCTGGAGCTATTCAGCGATCGCCTGGCGTTTACCACCGACTCCTACGTGGTGACGCCGCTGTTTTTCCCCGGCGGCGATATTGGGTCGCTGGCGGTCTACGGCACCGTCAACGACCTGGCGATGGCCGGGGCTACCCCCCGCTATCTCAGCCTTAGCTTCATTCTGGAGGAGGGGCTACCGATGGAGACCCTGTGGCGCGTGGTGCAGTCCATTCGAGTTGCCGCCGAGCAGGCCCAGGTGCGGATCGCAACGGGGGACACCAAGGTCGTCGATCGCGGCAAGGGCGACGGACTGTTTATCAACACGGCGGGCATCGGCACCTGCGAGCCGGATAGCGCCATCGGCCCCAGGGCCATACAACCAGGGGATGTAGTCCTGCTCAGCGGCGATCTGGGCCGTCACGGCGTGGCAATCTTGTCGGCCCGAGCCGGGTTCGCCTTTGAAACCAAAATCGAGAGCGACTCGGCCCCGGTGGCGATCGCGGCCCTCGACCTCTGCCGCCAGGTACCCGTCCACTGCCTGCGCGACCTCACCCGGGGCGGCCTCGCCAGCGGTCTGAACGAGCTGGCCCTGGCCACCCATCTGGCGATTCAGCTAGACTCAGCGGCGATCGCCGTGCCCCCCCAGGTGGAGGCCGCCTGCGAACTGCTAGGGCTCGATCCGCTGTACGTCGCCAATGAGGGTCGGTTTGTGGCCTTTGTCCCCCCCACCGCCGCCGCCGCCGCGATCGCCTGTCTGCGCCAGCACGATCCCGCCGCTCAAATCATTGGCACCGTCACCGATGGGCGACCCGGCCAGGTAATCCTCCAAAGCCCCCTCGGCACCCAGCGCCTGCTCGATTTTCTCAGCGGCGAACAGCTGCCGCGCATCTGTTAACCGCTGATAGGGCCAGGGCCAAGAGGATAGCGACTTTCTCATGGGGTTCTGTGCGTCGGGTCTGGGATCAGTCATTTGCGGCGGTAATGGGCCGTCATAAACTGCTGCCAATGGCCGTCATCGCCCAGGCAAAAGGAGGTCAGCAGCCGATGATCGCGACCCTCAAATTCGATGACGTCTCTGTACTGGGCCATTTGACCCTCCTGAGCCATGGACGGACCTTCAGAATGCAGCGTAAGTGCCCGCTCAGCAGCGTCGAGTTGGCCGTCGTAGACCCAGAGGTGGGTCATCATCGACCCCATCCAGGTACCGACAAAGCGCTGCTTTTGGGGGTCGTAGCCGAGGGTCATGACGGTAGTGGCTAAAGTGCCACACATTTCGCCCTGGCCCTCGGCGACTATCCAGAGGTTCCCGACAGATTTCACACTCTCGGTTCCAGTTGACTTTTCCAGGGGCTGACCGGGCTCTACCATGCCTTCAATCTCGTAGGTCCACTCGCCGAGGAGTTGTTGCAGCCACTGGTGCTCTTGTTGGGGCTGTTCTATAGACGGAGTCGATTTTGCCTCTGTTGTTGTCATAGGAATTCTCCTTAAGATATCGCTTTTGATTGGAGGACTGAGCCCTGCCCCTCGTCGCTTGATGCGGCCCTTCTCCTTGGGGTGAGAATCGCCAAGGATGGGGACAGAGCCCGCCTGCTTCTTGTTTGACTCTATGGGCCTGAACTCTATTCGCAGTTGATCATCCAGGGAATGCCAAACCTATCGACCACCATGCCAAACCGCTGCGCCCAGAAGGTTTTTTCCAGGGGCATTTGAATGGTGCCGCCCTCGGCCAGGGCTTGAAAAATGTGCTCAGCCTTATCCGGGTCCGAAATTTGCAGAGAAACGGAGAAACCTTTGGGCGCTTCGTACTGCCCAGGGGGGCAGTCAGACCCCATGATCGCCCAATCGCCCAGAGTCAGCTGGGTATGCATAATTTTGTCGGCAAATTCGGAGGGCACTTCGCCCTCGGCCGGGGAACCGGCAAAGGTCATCATGTCCCCCAGGTCTCCACCTAAAACCTGGTGGTAGAACCTGAAGGCGGCTTCGCACTGACCATCAAACATCAGGTAAGGATTAACTTGCATAACGGTCTCCTTGCTCCTTGAGTACATGGGTTACGTCGAACCAATGGGAGTGGCCCAGGGCCAGCTTCATCATCGTGGTGCCATAGCCTTTGCCCAACTCAGTGGGTTCGCCAATCCAGATGTCGATCGCCCGCAAATGGGCAGGTACTTCGCCCCAGTAGTGGCTGTCTTCCTGGGCAGGGTCAATAATTTGAAGGAAACCAATGGGACGCCCCTTCAACTCCGCAATGAACTGTTCGCGCCAGGCCGGGGTGCGACCTAGCTCCACCTCCCAGCCCCAGTCGTCGTTGGGGTCGGCAGCGTTCACATGAGGTTGTTCATCCCAGTGGCGCAGGAGGCCGACATCGGCCAGGATGGCGGGCCGCAGGGCAAGGTCGCTTGACTCAGGCATGGTTGTCACCGGCTGTCTCAACATCAGCTGACCGTGCAACCAATTTAGTTCTTTTGTACTATTTTGTCGGCAAACGAAATAAATCTTTAAAGGGCTATTTAAAGGCGCTATTTCAGGCGATCGCGAAGTCGCCCCAAACCTCTGCTGTAGGCCCTGCCAGCGCTCAGCGACAGGGCCGTGGCTGGATTTTCTGCTCTCGCCCCCTAGTCGAGCTGCAGCGGGGCAACAGCCGGACTGGGGAGGGACACATCGGGGGCGGTCGCTGGGGGAAGATACCCCGCAACGGCGATCGTAAAGCCCAGCACGCCGCCCAACAGCAGCATCCAGCCGTGGGATGGGTCGAGGGTAAACAGCAGGTGGCGATCGCGATCGTACACATGGACCGCCCAGCCTTCCTGAGGGGTGGGGTGAAGTTTGGGCATGGCGACAGGATCGGTAAGGGACAGGTTGGTGAGCTCCGGTTCAGGGCCCGGACCCGCAGGCAAGGGTCCGGGGTTCACGGTCAGGTTCAGAAGGGAGGTTACGCCCCCAGGGCAGGAACTCCGTCCGTCAGCAGTTCGCCCCGCTCTACGGTGGCGTAAATCAGGGTGCGATCGCCCAGGGGCATGCTCTCCAAAACCGTGCACTGCAAACAGGCCAGGGCGTCGTCCAGGCGGGCACAGCCGTTTTCGGCCAGGCTAAAGGGCAGGTGATCAAAGGCAGCGGTGGTAAACCGCTGGGTCGAGAAGTGGCGACGCACCGATCGCCCCTCCTGAAGAATATTGAGCCCAAAGGGCGTGCCGGGGCTGAGGGGGCCGAAACTCCCCTGGGGCAGCGCCAGCATCAGCCCGGGGGGATGGAAGCTAGCCTGGGTAACCGAGGCCGTCAGCACGCCCCTGGGGCGGCCCTGGCCAGGGATGGTGACGACGCAGAGAGCGCCAACAATGTGGCCCTGGGCCTGCTGGGTGCGATCGCCCTGGGCCTCCCCCAGGGTCGGTTTGCGGGCCTGGCGCTGCTGGCGCTTGCGCAACCGCTGGACAAACTGAGCGGCGGCGCTGTGGCAGGCCTCGATGGCATCAGCATCGGGGCTAAAGCGCACCCGCAGCGGCTCAAACCCAAAGGTAAAGTTAGCGTCCCGCAGCTTCTGGACCAGCCAGTCGATCGCCTCACCACTCCAGCCGTAGGAGCCAAACACCCCCACCGGCTTCGTTTTGGGCAGGGTTTCCAGCACCAGCCCCAGGGCCGTCTGCATCTGCACGGGGGCATGCCCTCCCAGGGTGGGCGATCCCAAAATTACACCGTCGCAGCGGGCCAGGCTGTCGATCAGGGCGGCGGGATCGCTCTGCTCACAGTTGACTAGCTCCACCGCCACTCCGGCGTCGGTCAGCCCCTGGGCGATCGCCGCCGCCAGCTCAGCCGTGCTGCCGTAGGCCGAGGCATAGAGCAGGGCCACCCGCGGCGACTGGCCCCCCTGCTGCTGGCACCACTGGCGGTAGTCCTGCATGATCCGGCTGAGGCTGTAGCGCACCAGGGGGCCGTGGCCGGGAGCAATGGTTTTCAGGGCCAGGGGCTGAAACTGCTCCAGGGCGGTGGCCACCTGCCGGGTCTGGGAGCGGTGCAGACAGTCGAAGTAGTGGCTGCGATCGGCCTCTAGCTGCCGCCACTGCTCATCCCACAGGGCATCGGCGCAGAGATGGGCGCCAAATAGCTTGTCGCTATAGAGCACCTGGTCGGCGGCGTCGTAGGTGCATAGTCCGTCGGGCCAGCGCGGGGTAGGTACCGCCAGAAACCGCAGCCGGTGTTCCTGCCCCAAGTCCAGATCATCCCCCGATCGCACGGGATGGAGAGTGAGCTGGCCCAGATCTGTGCCCTGCAGCCAGCGGGCGGCGGGCCGCGAGCAGAGGATCTGGGCCTGGGGGGCGAGGGCCTGCAGCCGCCGCAGGGTGGCCAGTCGGTTGGCATTGATATGGCCCAGCACGATGTAGTCGAGCGCGCTGAGGTCGATGTGCTGCTGGAGCGCGGCCAGGAAAATTGCCGTGAACGATTCCCCCGGCGGGTCGATCAGGGCGCTGCGATCGCCCCGGATCAGGTAGGCGTTGGCGGTGGTGCCGCGCTGGCGGCTGTACTCGACCTCGAACTTGAGCCGGTCCCAGGTGCGCGATCGCAGCACCCAGGCGCCAGCACCCAGCTCGGCCACCTGCACATCGCGGGGCCGCGCCGCCGTGGGGAGAGAAACGGGAGTCGTCGGAGAAGAAGATGTCATAGGTATAAACCGCTATTGGGGTACTTGAACTGGCCGCACTTATCGTCAATCGTCCATTTCCGCTGGGGCGGTGGTCAGCGGCGGTAAGTCCTGGGCAAAGCGGAGCCGGTGGCGGCGGGACACCGCCTGTTCGGGATCGATGCCGTCGAAGGTGGGTGGAATCCAGGCCCGGATTACCAGCAACGCCCCCAGCACCAGCAAAAAGAGACAGCTGGCCACCACCTGCACCCAGGGGGTTTCCAGTACGCCCCGGACAATGATTTCCCGCAATACAGACACAATCGAGACCTCCACCGCCACCCCAATCGAAACCCGGTGTTCCTGAAGGTAGATAATCAACAGCCGAAACAATTCCACCAAAATCAGTAGAAACAGAATATCGGCGGTGACCTCGGGAAAATTCAGCGGCGGCAGCAGCGAGAGGAACATCTCCCGCAGCTGCATCACCATGAAACTAAACAGCCCCATACAGAGGGAAATCACGATCAAATCCTGAACGGCTTCGAGCAGGCGGACCACCAAATTGCTGTTGAGCCAGCGGGAGGAGGTACCAGAGAGAGTTTTCATCGGGAGGGCCTCAATAAATAACAATCGAGTAAAAACCGTTGATGGTGGTTTGGCGTCAAATTCGTATGGCAAAGTCCCAATTTCAAACCGGAACCTGGTGTAGGGGCAAATGGTGTTTGCCCATTCCGACGGGGGTTAGCCAGGGGGAACTTAGTTGGGAAAGCCCTATTTTCCGTAGCGTAAGTAACTGGTTTGTGGGGGCATTACATTGCGATGTCCCGTACTGCAATGCCCCTGGCATATCCCGGTTTAGGGGTGGGCAATGCCCACCCTACAGTTGCTTAAATTTGTAGGATGGGTGGGGCGATCGCAGAACGCAACAAGGCTGGCTGCTGTTGGGTTTCACTGCGTTCCACCCAACCTACGAAAGCCCTAACTTTAGTGTTGACGTTGCACTCGCTCAGCATCCGGGGTTCTGTACCGTCGCTTTAGTAGTGGCTGCTGCTGTTGCGGTGGTGCACCGCCGTCAGGCCCTGGGGCTTGGCCACCCGGCCCGTGCCAACCGTGGCGCAGACAATCCAGTGGTCGTGGGCCTCCAGGCGATGGGTAACGGTGCATTCCAGGTAGGCCAGGGCTTCGGCCAGAATGGGCGAGCCATTGGTGGCGGGGCAGGTGGCCACGCCCGCAAAGCGATCGCCCCCCGGTGGAAACCGTTTCAAAAAGTGTTTGATCAACCGCTGGCCCCGCCCCTCCTCCAGCACGTTGAGCACAAAGGTATCGCCCCAGTGCAGCAGCGATTCGATCGCCCGATCCTTTGCCACCGCCAGGGCCAGTCCCGGCGGTTGGGTGCCGGTCTGCACCACCCAGGAGGCCAGCATGGCACCGCTGACGTCCCCCCGCTGAGTGGTCAAAACGTAGAGCCCGGTGCTGAGCCGCCCCAGGGCCTGATCCAGACCAGCCTCCGGGCCGACGGCGGGGCGATGGCGGTGTCCTGGGGTCGCCCTGCGCTCAATTTCCTGGCCCAGGTCGGTGCCTGCCTCCTCGCACAGCTTATCGATGGCCGCCGTGGGCACCCCCTTGACGACAATGGGGGCGAAGGCGAGGCTGAGGCCCAGATCTCGACAGCGGTTGCGGAGGGGAAAGATCGGTTCATCCTGACCACCGCCGGTTTCAAACAGGCCAATGGACTGACCGGGGTGGGCCGCGGCCAGCAGAGTGCTCAGCAGGGGCGCCAGATCCGGACGGTCCTGGGACGGCATGCCCACCACCAAACCAGCGGCGCTGGTGACCAACTCGCGCACGGTGGCGATATCGGTTTCGAGCCAGTCCACCAGTTCCACTGCCAGACCCGTTTTGAGCACCCCCTGGGCGATCGCCTGCCCCAGACGATCACTGTGGCCATAGTCCCCGGCGTAGAACAGGGCGACAAAGGGGGTGGTTTCGGCCTGGGCCTCGCTCCAGGTGCGGTAGCGATCGCGCCACTGCGCCAGATGGTGCTGCAGCAGCGGTCCGTGACCGGTGGCCACCTGGGCAATGGTCAGGGGCTCAATCCGGCGCAGCGCTGCCAAGACCGAGCGGGCGTTGGGAGCCATCAGACAGGTGTAGTAGAGCTGAAAGTCGGCCTCCAGCAGGGCGGGCTGCTCGTCGTAGAGGCTGTCGTCGCAGTAGTGCATGCCCAACACATCGCAGGTGTAGAGTACCTGGGTGCCGCTGTCGTAGGTGAAGATGGTGTCGGGCCAGTGCAGATTGGGGGCACTGACAAAGGCCAGGTCGTGACCACCGCCCAGATCGAGGCGATCGCCGCTCTTCACCACCTGGGCCGCAAAGGGCCGGTGGATCTGACTCTGCAAAAACTGAATCGCCACCTTGGAGCCCACCACCGTAATCCGGGGAGCCAGGGCCAGCAGATCCGCCACCAGACCGCTGTGGTCGGGCTCAGTGTGGTTGACGATCAGGTAGTCGATCGTGCTCAGGTCCACCGCCTGCCGCAGGGCGGCCAGGTACAGGTCGCGAAATTTGGCGTGGACTGTATCGACCAGGGCCGTCCGCTCGCCGCGAATTATGAACGAGTTGTAGGTGGTGCCGTTTTGCAACTCAAACTCAATGTCAAAGCGATCGCGATCCCAGTCGAGACAGCGCAGCACCGTGGAATCGGCAGCAAAGGCCGCGACCTGAACACTCAAACGACCCGCTGGCAAACAATCCTGGCGCAAATCTGTGAGGGCAACCATGGGTTATCTCTATCCTCGTTGAAGTCAGGGCTTGGACTACTCAATGGTTGCTCATCCAGCAAGATTTGTAAAATGTCAATCCCAAAAGCCAATGATTATAAATTTGTATAGCTACGCTTAAATAGTATTTGTCGAGTAAATATATTGAGTTATCTCAAGGGTTCTGGAGCTGGCATTAGTTAGACCTCGAAACGCTCAAGCACCAAGGGTCGCAGCCCCAGCCTGTGTTTTGGTCAGCGGGGCCAGGCCGATGGAGACAAGTTTGGGTCAAAATTGATGACCTGCCCCAGCATTTAAGATCAGAGGCTGTTAATGCTGGGGCCACGGCGGTGATTGATCACCTCCTTTAGGCATCTAAGCATCGGTCCGGTAAAGCACCCCAGCCCTGGCTGAAGATGGGGGACTGAAGCGGCTGGGGTGCCTTTAAGTTTTGAATCATCGCCGGGCCTTGAAGGGGCGATCGCCCTACAATCATAAGTAATCCTACTCAAGGCGATCGCTACAGCCTGCGTTCAGGAGGGTGCCATGCCCCAACCCCTGGCGACCAAACCCGTTTCCCTGGCAGACCTCTGGGAG from Leptolyngbya sp. KIOST-1 encodes:
- a CDS encoding MBL fold metallo-hydrolase, which encodes MLFRQLFDPDTWLYIGKGTETLLFRQLFDPVTCSYTYLVADGETKTAALIDPVLEQVERDFRLLNELGLSLQFCLETHTHGDHTSGTGKLRELTECEGVVPDHAPAAYADRRIRDGEILRVGDIQICAIETCGHTDSHMAYRINDTHVLTGDALLIRGCGRTDLRGGDAGTLYDRVTQRLFTLPEDTLVYPAHDYWGQTVSTIGEEKRWNPRFANKRREDFIQFMAALKLPDSQTMMEAVPANEQRGRLGWRARSQSA
- the hypE gene encoding hydrogenase expression/formation protein HypE, producing MNCPIPLDQYPQVLLAHGGGGRLMHQLIETMFVAAFQPEVAWCHDAACLELFSDRLAFTTDSYVVTPLFFPGGDIGSLAVYGTVNDLAMAGATPRYLSLSFILEEGLPMETLWRVVQSIRVAAEQAQVRIATGDTKVVDRGKGDGLFINTAGIGTCEPDSAIGPRAIQPGDVVLLSGDLGRHGVAILSARAGFAFETKIESDSAPVAIAALDLCRQVPVHCLRDLTRGGLASGLNELALATHLAIQLDSAAIAVPPQVEAACELLGLDPLYVANEGRFVAFVPPTAAAAAIACLRQHDPAAQIIGTVTDGRPGQVILQSPLGTQRLLDFLSGEQLPRIC
- a CDS encoding DUF1579 domain-containing protein, whose protein sequence is MTTTEAKSTPSIEQPQQEHQWLQQLLGEWTYEIEGMVEPGQPLEKSTGTESVKSVGNLWIVAEGQGEMCGTLATTVMTLGYDPQKQRFVGTWMGSMMTHLWVYDGQLDAAERALTLHSEGPSMAQEGQMAQYRDVIEFEGRDHRLLTSFCLGDDGHWQQFMTAHYRRK
- a CDS encoding VOC family protein, with the translated sequence MQVNPYLMFDGQCEAAFRFYHQVLGGDLGDMMTFAGSPAEGEVPSEFADKIMHTQLTLGDWAIMGSDCPPGQYEAPKGFSVSLQISDPDKAEHIFQALAEGGTIQMPLEKTFWAQRFGMVVDRFGIPWMINCE
- a CDS encoding GNAT family N-acetyltransferase yields the protein MPESSDLALRPAILADVGLLRHWDEQPHVNAADPNDDWGWEVELGRTPAWREQFIAELKGRPIGFLQIIDPAQEDSHYWGEVPAHLRAIDIWIGEPTELGKGYGTTMMKLALGHSHWFDVTHVLKEQGDRYAS
- a CDS encoding flavin reductase; protein product: MTSSSPTTPVSLPTAARPRDVQVAELGAGAWVLRSRTWDRLKFEVEYSRQRGTTANAYLIRGDRSALIDPPGESFTAIFLAALQQHIDLSALDYIVLGHINANRLATLRRLQALAPQAQILCSRPAARWLQGTDLGQLTLHPVRSGDDLDLGQEHRLRFLAVPTPRWPDGLCTYDAADQVLYSDKLFGAHLCADALWDEQWRQLEADRSHYFDCLHRSQTRQVATALEQFQPLALKTIAPGHGPLVRYSLSRIMQDYRQWCQQQGGQSPRVALLYASAYGSTAELAAAIAQGLTDAGVAVELVNCEQSDPAALIDSLARCDGVILGSPTLGGHAPVQMQTALGLVLETLPKTKPVGVFGSYGWSGEAIDWLVQKLRDANFTFGFEPLRVRFSPDADAIEACHSAAAQFVQRLRKRQQRQARKPTLGEAQGDRTQQAQGHIVGALCVVTIPGQGRPRGVLTASVTQASFHPPGLMLALPQGSFGPLSPGTPFGLNILQEGRSVRRHFSTQRFTTAAFDHLPFSLAENGCARLDDALACLQCTVLESMPLGDRTLIYATVERGELLTDGVPALGA
- a CDS encoding phosphate-starvation-inducible PsiE family protein — encoded protein: MKTLSGTSSRWLNSNLVVRLLEAVQDLIVISLCMGLFSFMVMQLREMFLSLLPPLNFPEVTADILFLLILVELFRLLIIYLQEHRVSIGVAVEVSIVSVLREIIVRGVLETPWVQVVASCLFLLVLGALLVIRAWIPPTFDGIDPEQAVSRRHRLRFAQDLPPLTTAPAEMDD
- a CDS encoding diflavin flavoprotein; the encoded protein is MVALTDLRQDCLPAGRLSVQVAAFAADSTVLRCLDWDRDRFDIEFELQNGTTYNSFIIRGERTALVDTVHAKFRDLYLAALRQAVDLSTIDYLIVNHTEPDHSGLVADLLALAPRITVVGSKVAIQFLQSQIHRPFAAQVVKSGDRLDLGGGHDLAFVSAPNLHWPDTIFTYDSGTQVLYTCDVLGMHYCDDSLYDEQPALLEADFQLYYTCLMAPNARSVLAALRRIEPLTIAQVATGHGPLLQHHLAQWRDRYRTWSEAQAETTPFVALFYAGDYGHSDRLGQAIAQGVLKTGLAVELVDWLETDIATVRELVTSAAGLVVGMPSQDRPDLAPLLSTLLAAAHPGQSIGLFETGGGQDEPIFPLRNRCRDLGLSLAFAPIVVKGVPTAAIDKLCEEAGTDLGQEIERRATPGHRHRPAVGPEAGLDQALGRLSTGLYVLTTQRGDVSGAMLASWVVQTGTQPPGLALAVAKDRAIESLLHWGDTFVLNVLEEGRGQRLIKHFLKRFPPGGDRFAGVATCPATNGSPILAEALAYLECTVTHRLEAHDHWIVCATVGTGRVAKPQGLTAVHHRNSSSHY